The following are encoded in a window of Flavobacterium cupriresistens genomic DNA:
- a CDS encoding ABC transporter ATP-binding protein has translation MHPIIKIESLSKKYKDAELYSLNDFSLNINEGQIFGLLGPNGAGKTTLISMLCGLVKPTSGHFTIQELNYANHASKIKKIIGVVPQEYALYPTLTARENLHYFGSMYGLKGSHLKDKVVETLDLLGLLKFADKRIETFSGGMKRRVNLIAGILHNPKVLFLDEPTVGVDVQSKNAIIDYLKFLNQNGTTIIYTSHHLAEAEDFCTQIAIVDQGKIYAQGTPSSLIASTAEARNLEEVFISLTGKNLRDAI, from the coding sequence TTGCATCCCATAATTAAAATAGAATCCCTCTCGAAAAAGTACAAAGATGCAGAATTGTATTCTTTGAATGATTTTTCGTTGAACATAAACGAAGGCCAGATTTTTGGATTATTAGGTCCAAACGGTGCCGGAAAAACAACTTTGATTTCCATGCTTTGCGGATTGGTAAAACCAACATCAGGTCATTTTACCATTCAGGAGCTGAACTATGCGAATCATGCCTCAAAAATTAAAAAAATTATTGGTGTCGTTCCTCAGGAATACGCTTTATACCCCACCCTAACTGCCAGAGAAAATCTGCATTATTTTGGTAGTATGTATGGTTTGAAAGGGTCACATCTCAAAGACAAAGTGGTTGAAACTTTAGATCTTTTGGGGCTCTTAAAATTTGCAGACAAACGCATCGAAACTTTCTCGGGCGGAATGAAACGAAGAGTCAATCTGATTGCGGGAATACTGCACAATCCAAAGGTGTTGTTTTTGGATGAACCAACCGTTGGTGTTGACGTTCAATCTAAAAATGCCATAATCGATTATTTGAAGTTCCTGAATCAAAATGGAACAACGATTATTTATACCTCCCATCATCTAGCTGAAGCGGAAGATTTCTGTACCCAGATTGCTATTGTAGACCAAGGCAAAATTTACGCGCAAGGCACCCCGTCAAGCCTGATCGCTTCAACTGCTGAAGCCAGAAATCTCGAAGAAGTTTTTATTTCATTAACCGGTAAAAACTTAAGAGATGCTATATAA
- a CDS encoding lipid A biosynthesis acyltransferase translates to MSQWDGKSKGTVLGYKIFVFLIQKAGIKSAYILLYFVASYYFLFLKKSNRAISYYFKERLDYSYFKSKKMVFKSYYTFGQTIIDKVAISAGMRNKFTYEFDGIEILKQLLAEKKGGVLISAHVGNFEIAEHFLGDIDLNFQINLVTTDLEHSHIKKYLETVTQKPTVKFIIIKDDLSHIFEINAALANNELVCFTGDRYFEGTKSLSEKILGQEANFPAGPFLIASRLRVPVVFVYVMKEPNLHYHLYAREATVKHRDEKALLKEYVQSVETIIQQYPLQWFNYFDFWKRSEK, encoded by the coding sequence ATGAGTCAATGGGATGGCAAATCAAAAGGCACCGTTTTAGGCTATAAAATATTCGTTTTTTTAATACAAAAAGCGGGGATTAAATCGGCCTATATCTTACTTTATTTTGTTGCCTCCTATTATTTTCTGTTTCTAAAGAAAAGCAATCGGGCCATCTCTTATTATTTTAAAGAACGGCTCGACTATTCCTATTTCAAATCTAAAAAAATGGTATTCAAAAGTTACTATACTTTTGGACAAACCATTATTGATAAGGTAGCTATTTCTGCAGGAATGCGGAATAAATTCACCTATGAGTTTGATGGAATAGAAATTCTGAAGCAACTTTTAGCCGAGAAAAAAGGGGGTGTACTGATTAGTGCTCATGTTGGAAATTTTGAAATCGCCGAACACTTTCTGGGCGATATCGATCTTAATTTCCAGATTAATTTGGTCACTACAGATTTGGAACATTCCCATATTAAAAAATATCTGGAAACGGTTACTCAAAAACCAACCGTAAAATTTATTATCATCAAAGACGATTTGTCTCATATTTTTGAGATCAATGCAGCTTTGGCAAATAACGAATTGGTTTGTTTTACCGGTGATCGCTATTTTGAAGGCACCAAATCACTTTCCGAAAAAATACTTGGACAAGAGGCCAACTTCCCTGCCGGTCCTTTTTTAATTGCTTCCCGTTTACGAGTTCCGGTGGTTTTTGTTTATGTAATGAAGGAACCCAACCTACATTATCATTTATACGCCAGAGAAGCTACTGTAAAACATCGCGACGAAAAAGCCCTACTCAAAGAATACGTACAAAGTGTCGAAACAATTATACAGCAATACCCTTTGCAATGGTTTAATTATTTTGATTTTTGGAAGCGCTCTGAAAAATAA
- a CDS encoding acyl carrier protein, translating to MNKEEIIEKINSFLVDEFEVDSDDIEPDANLKDTLGLDSLDYVDLVVSIESNFGVKLVEADFVGIATFQNFYDLIEAKLKAKAL from the coding sequence ATGAATAAAGAAGAAATAATAGAAAAAATTAATAGTTTTTTGGTTGATGAATTTGAGGTTGATAGTGATGACATTGAACCAGACGCTAATTTAAAAGATACACTTGGTCTGGATAGTTTAGATTATGTAGATTTAGTGGTTTCTATTGAATCTAATTTTGGTGTAAAACTAGTAGAAGCTGATTTCGTCGGAATCGCTACTTTTCAAAATTTCTACGATCTTATCGAAGCCAAATTAAAAGCGAAAGCCCTTTAA
- a CDS encoding beta-ketoacyl-[acyl-carrier-protein] synthase family protein, producing the protein MNKRVVITGMGIYSCIGTSLDEVKESLYNGKSGIQFDPERKEFGFQSALTGMVPKADLKNLLSRRQRMSIGEETEYAYMATIEALKNAQIDDAFFDTREVGIMYGNDSVSKAIIDATDIIREKKDTALIGSGAIFKSMNSTVTMNLSTIFKLRGINLTISAACASGSHSIGLAYFLIKSGFQDIIITGGAQEINKYAMSSFDGLGVFSSRENDPTKASRPFDSGRDGLIPSGGGATLILESYESAIARGATIIAEVAGYGFSSNGGHISTPNVEGPSTAMQRALDDAKLKSSDIDYINAHATSTPVGDENEAKAIFEVFGEENPYISSTKSMTGHECWMAGASEVIYSILMMQHDFIAPNINLENPDEDASKLNLVKTTLNKKFDIFLSNSFGFGGTNSALVVKKFK; encoded by the coding sequence ATGAATAAGAGAGTTGTAATTACTGGAATGGGAATTTATTCTTGTATCGGAACTTCTTTAGATGAAGTAAAAGAGTCCCTATACAATGGAAAATCAGGCATTCAGTTTGACCCTGAAAGAAAAGAATTTGGTTTTCAATCGGCCTTAACAGGAATGGTTCCTAAAGCCGATCTGAAAAACTTACTGTCGCGCAGACAACGTATGAGCATCGGTGAAGAAACCGAATATGCCTATATGGCCACTATTGAAGCCTTAAAAAATGCCCAAATAGACGATGCTTTTTTTGACACTCGTGAAGTGGGAATCATGTACGGAAACGATAGTGTTTCTAAAGCTATTATTGATGCCACCGATATTATCAGAGAGAAAAAAGACACCGCTTTAATTGGTTCCGGCGCCATTTTTAAATCGATGAATTCTACGGTAACAATGAATTTATCTACTATTTTTAAATTGAGAGGAATCAATCTTACCATAAGTGCCGCCTGTGCCAGTGGATCTCACTCTATTGGACTAGCCTATTTTTTAATAAAAAGTGGTTTTCAGGATATTATTATCACCGGAGGAGCGCAAGAAATCAACAAATACGCCATGAGCAGTTTTGATGGTTTAGGTGTTTTTTCTTCCCGTGAAAATGATCCGACAAAAGCATCAAGACCTTTTGATTCCGGTCGCGACGGCTTAATCCCAAGTGGTGGAGGTGCCACTTTAATTCTGGAAAGTTATGAATCTGCCATCGCCCGTGGAGCAACTATTATTGCAGAAGTTGCCGGTTATGGATTTTCTTCAAACGGAGGACACATTTCTACCCCAAATGTCGAAGGCCCATCAACAGCGATGCAACGCGCACTTGACGATGCAAAATTAAAATCGTCAGATATTGACTACATAAACGCACATGCCACTTCAACTCCGGTTGGAGATGAAAATGAAGCCAAAGCAATCTTTGAAGTTTTCGGAGAAGAAAATCCCTACATTAGCTCAACCAAGTCCATGACGGGTCATGAATGCTGGATGGCAGGAGCAAGCGAGGTAATTTACTCTATTCTAATGATGCAGCACGATTTTATTGCTCCAAACATCAATTTAGAAAATCCTGACGAAGATGCTTCAAAATTAAATTTAGTTAAAACTACGTTAAACAAAAAATTTGATATATTTTTGTCCAATTCCTTCGGGTTTGGAGGAACCAACTCTGCGTTGGTAGTTAAAAAGTTTAAATGA
- the fabG gene encoding 3-oxoacyl-ACP reductase FabG: MKCVLVTGGSRGIGSAICKKLAVEANYHILINYHSNKTAAEETLQEIQKLGATGEILGFDVSDFEQVQDILTKWQEANPEAIVEAIVNNAGITKDGLFMWMTPQDWNGVVNTSVNGFFNVTQFFIQKMLRNKYGRIVNIVSVSGVKGTAGQTNYSAAKGAIVAATKALAQEVAKRNITVNAVAPGFIRTDMTSQLDEKELLKLIPVNRFGEAEEVADLVSFLISKKASYITGEIININGGIYS; this comes from the coding sequence ATGAAATGTGTATTAGTAACAGGCGGATCAAGAGGAATTGGAAGCGCTATTTGTAAAAAATTAGCCGTTGAAGCCAATTATCATATTTTGATTAATTATCATTCTAATAAAACGGCTGCCGAAGAAACACTTCAGGAAATACAAAAATTAGGAGCTACGGGCGAAATTTTAGGCTTTGATGTTTCTGATTTTGAACAAGTACAAGACATTTTAACAAAATGGCAGGAAGCCAATCCTGAAGCAATTGTTGAAGCAATAGTAAACAACGCCGGAATAACAAAAGACGGTCTTTTTATGTGGATGACTCCACAAGACTGGAACGGAGTTGTGAACACCAGTGTAAACGGTTTTTTTAATGTTACTCAGTTTTTCATTCAGAAAATGTTGCGTAACAAATATGGCCGAATCGTAAATATAGTTTCGGTTTCGGGAGTAAAAGGAACTGCCGGACAAACCAATTATTCGGCTGCAAAAGGAGCAATTGTTGCGGCAACCAAAGCTTTGGCTCAGGAAGTTGCCAAAAGAAACATTACTGTAAATGCAGTAGCACCGGGTTTTATCAGAACCGATATGACCAGTCAGTTAGACGAAAAAGAATTACTGAAGCTAATTCCGGTAAATCGTTTTGGCGAAGCCGAAGAAGTAGCAGATTTGGTAAGCTTTTTGATTTCAAAAAAAGCGAGCTACATTACAGGAGAAATTATCAATATAAACGGAGGAATTTATTCTTAA
- a CDS encoding beta-ketoacyl-ACP synthase III codes for MFEVYITKAAKYLPNDAVSNDEMESFLGLINDTASKARRIILRNNKITSRYYAVDKTGKSTHSNAELTQNAIVQLFDENFTAQDVEVLSCGTSTPDLFLPSHAAMVHGLLKNKSVELNSSTGVCCAGMNSLKFGFLSVKSGNSKNAICTGSEKVSTWLLAQKYNHETTNLKNLEEQPIIAFKKDFLRWMLSDGAGAFLLENKPQGPISLKIEWMEAFSYAYELETCMYAGGDKLENGEIKSWSDYAPEEWLNESVFAIKQDVKLLDEFILSKGAESMKDAMDKNNITADHIDYFIPHVSSNFFVEGLKKGLTERGIGMVDEKWFMNLSRVGNVGSASIYLALEELMNSGNLKKGDRILLSVPESGRFSFAYAYLTVC; via the coding sequence ATGTTTGAAGTATATATTACCAAAGCTGCAAAATATTTGCCAAATGATGCCGTTTCAAATGACGAAATGGAAAGCTTTTTAGGCCTTATCAACGATACCGCTTCAAAAGCAAGACGTATTATTTTGCGCAATAATAAAATTACAAGCCGATATTACGCAGTTGACAAAACAGGAAAAAGTACACACAGCAATGCCGAATTAACTCAAAACGCTATTGTACAACTGTTTGACGAGAACTTTACGGCTCAAGATGTGGAAGTACTTTCTTGCGGAACCTCAACACCGGATCTTTTTCTTCCTTCACATGCGGCAATGGTACATGGTTTACTAAAAAACAAATCAGTAGAATTAAACTCGTCAACGGGTGTTTGCTGTGCCGGAATGAATTCCTTAAAATTCGGTTTTCTTTCGGTAAAATCAGGAAATTCAAAAAATGCTATCTGCACAGGATCAGAAAAAGTATCTACCTGGCTTTTAGCTCAAAAATACAATCACGAAACAACCAATCTGAAAAATCTGGAAGAACAACCTATCATTGCCTTCAAAAAAGATTTTTTACGCTGGATGTTGTCTGATGGAGCTGGTGCTTTTCTATTAGAAAATAAACCTCAAGGACCAATTTCACTAAAGATAGAATGGATGGAAGCTTTTTCGTATGCTTACGAATTAGAGACCTGCATGTATGCCGGAGGTGATAAATTAGAAAATGGTGAAATCAAATCATGGAGTGATTATGCGCCTGAAGAATGGTTAAACGAATCTGTTTTTGCCATCAAACAGGATGTGAAATTACTGGATGAATTCATTCTTTCTAAAGGAGCCGAGAGTATGAAAGACGCCATGGACAAGAACAACATTACCGCTGACCATATTGATTATTTTATTCCGCACGTTTCTTCTAACTTTTTTGTCGAAGGATTAAAAAAAGGACTAACAGAAAGAGGAATCGGAATGGTGGATGAGAAATGGTTTATGAATCTTTCAAGAGTAGGAAATGTGGGCTCTGCCTCTATTTACCTGGCTTTGGAAGAATTAATGAATTCCGGAAACCTGAAAAAAGGAGACCGCATTCTTTTATCTGTTCCCGAAAGCGGAAGATTCTCCTTTGCTTATGCTTATTTAACCGTTTGCTAA
- a CDS encoding phytoene desaturase family protein, with amino-acid sequence MKEYDAIIIGSGVGGLATGICLARAGQKVLILEQHYVPGGWSHSFTLNGQRFSPGVHYVGLLEEGASTNELYRGLGIANDLVFFRMNKKAYEHCLIGDKTFNLPAGIDNLKETLSSHFPSEEKNINEYLSLVEKVSTELQLIPKLQGWWQKITVPFRTKHFGKFALFPLKKVVGWHVKDPMLKAVLNIQCGDHGLPPNRACFPVHCSVMSHYFDGGYYPMGGGGGIVKAMTNGIKRHGGEIRVQQNVHKIIIEDKKAVGIELENGEKLWAKNIISNADPSITYLNLIDKEHLSKSLLKKLDKTKYSVTSLILFLTLDIDVTQFKIDSGNIWMMKDENDDANFEDLMNNDIAEGDSFPAVFISCTTLKDPASFNGRYHNFEIVTYVNYEHLDDFNGLEDYHNEAYKVFKEKVTNKLMNNVEKIIPNAKQHIIQAELGTPKTNEFYINSTKGNVYGTEKTLNQVGPFSYKNKTEIANLFLCGACTLSHGVSGATYSGIAAAALILECKSDDLLLKDVDQKVRIYDAEDASTWPEWVHTKRSDKIRKFIPKN; translated from the coding sequence ATGAAAGAATACGACGCGATTATCATTGGTTCCGGAGTTGGAGGTTTAGCAACTGGTATTTGTTTGGCAAGAGCCGGACAAAAAGTTCTGATTCTCGAACAACATTATGTTCCGGGTGGCTGGAGTCACAGTTTCACGCTAAACGGACAACGTTTTAGCCCCGGTGTACATTATGTCGGACTTCTTGAGGAAGGAGCCTCTACCAATGAACTCTATCGTGGTTTAGGAATTGCCAATGATCTGGTTTTTTTTCGAATGAATAAAAAAGCCTATGAACATTGTTTAATCGGCGATAAAACTTTTAATCTCCCGGCAGGAATTGACAATCTTAAAGAAACCCTTTCCTCCCATTTCCCTTCTGAAGAAAAAAACATAAACGAATATCTTTCCTTAGTCGAAAAAGTAAGTACAGAACTTCAGCTAATTCCAAAATTACAAGGCTGGTGGCAAAAAATAACAGTGCCCTTTCGCACCAAACATTTTGGAAAATTCGCATTATTCCCTTTAAAAAAAGTAGTCGGATGGCATGTCAAAGATCCGATGTTAAAAGCAGTTCTTAATATTCAATGTGGGGATCACGGGCTTCCGCCAAACCGGGCTTGTTTTCCAGTACACTGTTCCGTGATGAGTCATTATTTTGATGGCGGTTATTATCCAATGGGCGGCGGTGGCGGTATCGTAAAAGCAATGACAAACGGAATAAAAAGACATGGAGGTGAAATTCGCGTACAGCAAAACGTCCATAAAATCATAATCGAAGATAAAAAAGCCGTTGGCATTGAACTGGAAAATGGTGAAAAGCTATGGGCAAAAAATATTATTTCGAATGCTGATCCTTCTATTACCTATTTAAATTTAATTGACAAGGAGCACCTCAGCAAATCCCTTCTCAAGAAACTTGATAAAACAAAATACTCCGTCACCTCATTGATTCTATTTCTGACCTTAGATATTGATGTTACTCAATTTAAAATTGATTCGGGAAATATCTGGATGATGAAAGATGAAAATGACGATGCCAATTTTGAAGATTTAATGAACAATGACATTGCAGAAGGAGATTCATTCCCTGCCGTTTTTATAAGCTGCACCACACTCAAAGATCCGGCAAGTTTTAATGGAAGGTACCATAATTTCGAAATTGTCACCTATGTCAATTATGAGCATTTAGACGATTTTAACGGTTTAGAAGACTATCACAATGAAGCTTATAAAGTCTTCAAAGAAAAAGTCACCAATAAACTGATGAACAATGTCGAAAAAATAATCCCTAATGCAAAACAACATATTATTCAGGCCGAATTAGGAACACCAAAAACCAACGAATTCTACATTAATTCGACAAAAGGAAATGTTTACGGAACGGAAAAAACACTGAATCAGGTGGGGCCGTTTAGCTATAAAAATAAAACCGAGATCGCTAATTTGTTTCTTTGCGGAGCCTGTACGTTATCACATGGTGTTAGTGGTGCCACGTATTCCGGAATCGCAGCCGCGGCATTAATCTTAGAATGTAAATCGGATGATTTATTACTGAAAGATGTCGATCAGAAAGTACGAATTTATGATGCTGAAGATGCTTCAACATGGCCGGAATGGGTGCATACCAAACGATCCGATAAAATCCGAAAATTCATTCCAAAAAATTAA
- a CDS encoding dialkylrecorsinol condensing enzyme DarA: protein MKNVLVIYYSQSGQLEEIAQNIAKPFLNSAEIKVTFHEIQLEKPFPFPWDKNSFFDAFPETFLQIPTALKPVPEEILNTKFDLVLFHYQVWYLSPSIPINSFLKSDAAKKLLNNTPVITISGSRNMWIMAQEKIKVLLQEANAKLVGNVALVDRVGNLISVITIVEWMFSGVKKKYLGIFPLPGVSDKDIKESDKFGTLMLSGFNQNNLADLQPKLVAIGAVKISPYLVTVDKTANKIFNKWSNLIYKNQKNRKMLLKLFNVYLFLAIWLISPIVYILHLITYPVKLNTIKKETQYYQGV from the coding sequence ATGAAAAATGTTCTTGTTATCTACTATTCCCAATCTGGACAATTGGAAGAGATTGCACAAAATATCGCAAAACCATTCTTAAATTCAGCAGAGATAAAGGTAACATTTCATGAAATACAGTTAGAAAAACCATTCCCCTTTCCTTGGGATAAAAATTCCTTTTTTGATGCTTTCCCGGAAACTTTTCTACAAATCCCAACCGCATTAAAACCGGTACCGGAAGAAATTTTAAACACCAAATTTGACTTAGTATTATTTCATTATCAAGTCTGGTATTTATCCCCTTCAATTCCGATAAATTCATTTTTGAAAAGTGATGCGGCCAAAAAATTACTAAACAACACCCCCGTAATAACCATCAGCGGTTCCCGAAATATGTGGATCATGGCTCAGGAAAAAATCAAGGTATTGTTACAGGAAGCGAATGCAAAATTGGTCGGAAATGTAGCATTAGTTGACCGTGTTGGAAATCTAATCAGTGTAATCACTATTGTAGAATGGATGTTCTCCGGAGTAAAGAAAAAATACTTGGGTATATTCCCGTTACCGGGAGTTTCCGATAAAGATATTAAGGAATCAGATAAGTTCGGAACGCTTATGCTTTCTGGGTTTAACCAGAACAATCTAGCCGATTTACAACCTAAATTGGTAGCTATTGGCGCAGTCAAAATAAGTCCGTACCTGGTAACCGTTGACAAAACAGCCAATAAAATTTTCAATAAATGGTCAAACCTGATTTATAAGAATCAAAAAAACAGAAAAATGCTGCTAAAGCTATTTAATGTTTATTTATTCCTTGCTATCTGGTTAATCTCGCCAATAGTATATATATTGCACCTTATTACCTATCCCGTTAAGTTAAATACCATAAAAAAAGAAACTCAATATTATCAGGGAGTTTAG
- a CDS encoding BtrH N-terminal domain-containing protein, which yields MQTNFTHHQSAHCENGVASNLLKNNGLNISEPMVFGIGSGLFFVYLPFIKVNHAPAISYRTLPGQIFNKLASRLNLKIKRQKFSSVTNANAALEANLKNNIPTGLQVGVYHLSYFPDEYRFHFNAHNLVVYGKTETDYLISDPVMETVTTLTHDELDKVRFAKGAFAPRGQMYYPIQIPKEVDLKSAILKGIKNTCRDMLAPMPIVGVRGIKFVSRQIRKWSVKHGTKKANHYLAQMVRMQEEIGTGGGGFRFIYAAFLQEASVILNNEELKILSKEMTQIGDSWRDFAVEASRIYKNRSAKEDAYNTIADELLDIANREEVFFKKLKKAIS from the coding sequence ATGCAAACTAATTTTACACATCATCAATCTGCTCATTGTGAGAATGGAGTAGCTTCGAATTTGTTAAAAAATAACGGACTGAACATCAGCGAACCGATGGTTTTTGGTATTGGCTCCGGACTTTTCTTTGTATATCTTCCCTTTATAAAAGTAAATCATGCGCCGGCCATAAGTTACAGAACTTTACCCGGGCAAATTTTTAATAAACTGGCAAGCCGTCTAAATTTAAAAATAAAAAGACAAAAATTCTCGTCTGTTACCAACGCAAATGCGGCTTTAGAGGCGAACTTAAAAAACAATATTCCAACCGGATTACAAGTTGGTGTTTATCATTTGAGTTACTTTCCTGACGAATATCGTTTTCATTTTAACGCTCATAATTTAGTCGTTTACGGAAAAACCGAAACCGATTATCTAATTAGCGATCCTGTAATGGAAACCGTTACGACGCTAACGCATGACGAATTAGACAAAGTACGTTTTGCAAAAGGCGCTTTTGCTCCAAGAGGACAAATGTACTATCCGATTCAGATTCCAAAAGAGGTAGATCTTAAAAGTGCTATCCTTAAGGGAATCAAGAATACGTGCCGTGATATGTTGGCGCCAATGCCAATTGTCGGGGTACGCGGTATTAAATTCGTGTCCAGACAAATTAGAAAATGGTCCGTAAAACACGGTACTAAAAAGGCCAATCATTATCTGGCGCAAATGGTACGAATGCAAGAAGAGATTGGTACCGGAGGCGGTGGTTTCCGTTTTATTTATGCCGCATTTTTACAAGAAGCTTCGGTTATTTTAAACAATGAAGAGTTGAAAATACTCTCTAAAGAAATGACTCAGATTGGAGATTCCTGGCGTGATTTTGCCGTAGAAGCTTCCCGAATTTATAAAAACAGAAGCGCCAAAGAAGACGCCTACAATACCATTGCCGATGAACTTTTGGACATTGCCAACAGAGAAGAAGTATTTTTCAAAAAACTAAAAAAAGCAATCAGCTAA
- a CDS encoding WG repeat-containing protein, which yields MKKSLFFLSLLFIQFVNSQELALVKKSSKIGYLSKDGTLRIEPQYKSAKSFSEGLAAVEKDGKWGFIDTKGTWVIPADYKGVKDFNSGIAIVQKEKDWVYINTKGEIQQAPATEKLFDFNDGVAFIRQNDKVGLINSKMVVVLEPKYDQIKPFENGYARVESNKKWGIINTAGKELIEPAYDEIGNYFKNTTWARKDKTFGVVSGGNFTPVEGVEKIWDFDTQDLTYAKKNGKIGFIDLKGNWAILPIYDKAKAFSKNLAPVAVGSKWGYINPKAEFIIPPTYADAEVFSSNGLAPVKEKNWGFINESGKLVIPTQYAITSNGIIISLFVKQDKGFIDGFARVKNEGKWGFLKPDGTVLGNQWFENAELFSNTTEKKEVTEIAAEKPKPATKPAAKPVNKKKR from the coding sequence ATGAAAAAGTCACTCTTTTTTTTATCGTTATTATTTATTCAGTTTGTTAATAGTCAGGAATTGGCTTTAGTCAAGAAAAGTTCAAAAATTGGATATCTTTCCAAGGACGGAACACTGCGCATCGAACCCCAGTACAAATCAGCAAAAAGTTTCTCTGAAGGCCTGGCCGCAGTAGAAAAAGACGGAAAATGGGGATTTATAGATACTAAAGGTACCTGGGTAATTCCTGCCGATTATAAAGGGGTTAAAGATTTTAACAGCGGAATTGCAATCGTACAAAAAGAGAAGGATTGGGTTTACATCAATACAAAAGGAGAGATTCAACAAGCACCCGCTACAGAGAAATTATTTGATTTTAATGACGGAGTTGCTTTTATCAGACAAAATGATAAAGTAGGATTGATCAATTCAAAAATGGTGGTTGTTTTAGAACCAAAATACGATCAGATCAAACCTTTTGAAAATGGTTATGCAAGAGTTGAGAGCAATAAAAAATGGGGTATCATTAATACTGCCGGCAAGGAATTAATAGAACCTGCCTACGACGAAATAGGCAATTATTTTAAAAACACAACCTGGGCAAGAAAAGATAAAACTTTCGGAGTCGTAAGTGGCGGAAATTTTACTCCGGTTGAGGGTGTCGAAAAAATCTGGGACTTTGACACACAAGATTTAACTTATGCTAAAAAGAACGGAAAAATCGGATTCATTGACTTAAAAGGAAATTGGGCCATTTTGCCTATTTACGATAAAGCAAAAGCATTCTCAAAAAATTTAGCTCCTGTTGCGGTAGGATCAAAATGGGGATACATTAATCCAAAAGCAGAATTTATTATTCCGCCAACCTATGCTGATGCAGAAGTTTTCAGTTCAAATGGGCTCGCTCCGGTAAAAGAAAAAAACTGGGGGTTCATCAATGAAAGCGGAAAATTAGTCATTCCAACCCAATATGCTATTACTTCAAACGGAATCATTATTTCTCTTTTTGTCAAACAGGACAAAGGATTTATTGATGGTTTTGCAAGAGTAAAAAATGAAGGAAAATGGGGCTTTCTAAAACCGGACGGAACTGTCTTAGGCAACCAATGGTTTGAAAACGCTGAACTATTTTCAAATACAACAGAAAAAAAAGAGGTGACTGAAATCGCAGCTGAAAAACCAAAACCAGCAACAAAACCAGCAGCAAAGCCGGTAAATAAAAAAAAGCGATAA
- a CDS encoding ABC transporter permease, which yields MRTAVDIQNYLPHRAPMLMVDLILDVNASFVETVFLIKEDNIFVANNTFIEAGLIENTAQTCSSIVGKKYFFADDGSENENVNVIGFISAIKNLKIHSLPNVGQSIVTRANLVSKFEGDDYTLCTMSCESLVEDKILLECEINLFIQKTISTVL from the coding sequence ATGAGAACTGCAGTAGACATTCAAAATTATTTACCACACCGGGCACCTATGCTTATGGTCGATTTAATTCTGGATGTAAATGCCAGTTTTGTAGAAACCGTATTTTTGATCAAAGAAGACAATATCTTTGTGGCGAACAATACTTTTATTGAAGCCGGTTTAATCGAAAATACAGCACAAACCTGTTCGTCTATTGTAGGGAAAAAATATTTTTTTGCCGATGACGGTTCAGAAAACGAAAACGTAAATGTAATTGGTTTTATCAGCGCCATAAAAAACCTGAAAATCCATTCGTTACCAAACGTTGGACAAAGCATTGTTACCAGAGCAAATCTGGTTTCCAAGTTTGAAGGCGACGATTACACTTTATGCACAATGAGCTGCGAAAGCTTAGTTGAAGACAAAATACTTTTAGAATGCGAAATTAATTTGTTCATTCAAAAAACAATTTCGACTGTATTATAA